ttctgaaaaagctaatggggatccaaataaacaaataaacataGACATGTTCACTATTGCcttgttttatttgatgtaagTTCCTTCTATATATGTTGGTGTGTACATTAAACCGTGTTTTTATAAGATCATACTGATGGGTCCTTGGTCACAGTCCTTGGTCTTGTCTGACCTCATCACCACTCTGGATGAGCAGGCGTTTCTGTCCACCACCAGCTCACACTCTGAAGGGAGATTCACCACCGTTGGGATCCTGAGATGGAAAGATAggtagaagggagagggggagaggggagagggggggagagggcgAGGTAGAAGGAatacgggagagagggagaggcagaagaTAGAGGTagaagggaaagggggagagagggagaggtagaaggaatacgggagagggggtgaggtagaagggagagggggagaggtagaaggaagaaggggagagggggagaggtagaagggagagggaggtagagggagaggtagaaggaagacgggagagggggtgaggtagaagggagagggggagaggtagaaggaagacgggagagggggtgaggtagaagggagagcgggagaggtagaaggaagacgggagagggggtgaggtagaagggagagggggagaggtagaagggagagggaggtagaagggagaaggggagaggggggagaggtagaagggagacgggagagagggagaggtagaagggagagggagagagggagaggtagaaggaagacgggagagagggagaggtagaagggagagggggagaggtagaaggaagaaggaggtagaagggagagggggagagggggagagaggtgggtggtgacagagagagaaaaggaagaagggagagggggagaaggagaggtagaagggagagggggagaggtagaaggaagacgggagagagggagagggggagaggtagaagggagagagggagaggtagaaggagagaggagagagaaagagaaagggagagagaggggcggtggttgggagggagagggggtggagacagatcgagggtgagagagagagcggggggtggagacagaaagggagagggagaaagagagagagggagagggggagagagagagggggagagagaggggggtgaagacagatcgagagagagcgagaggggggtcAAATCAGGCTCTTGTTTGCTGAGTTCCATCTCTCAATATAACTAGTGCATCTCTCAGAGAAGTATAGACAGATAGGGTTAtactcatgccaataaagcttatttgaatttgaaagagatatTTGGTGTTACTTGTTGCAGCAGCCGATGCCTTCCTCGGAGCAGGAACAGTCGTAGCAGTCCTTCACCCATGAAGAACCGAACACATGCTGCTTTCCCTCCTTAtccacacaccctacacacacacacacacacacacacacacacacacacacacacacacacacacacacacacacacacacacactcaccagttTAAGCAACATGACCTAACGCATACAGCATCACACCCTCCTTATCCTGGTTACAGTGCTAACATTACTGTCGAATTAACATTGTAATAGTATTGTAGTAGTATTGTAATAGTATTGTAATAGTATTGTAATAGTATTGTAATAGTATTGTAATAGTATTGTAATAGTATTGTAATAGTATTGTAATAGTATTGTAATAGTATTGTAGTAATATTGTGGTAGTATAGTACTAGACTCACCCTTTGGTGGAGGAGTCTTGGAGTCTTTGGTCTCCAGCCCCTGGAAGAAGCATTGAGCTCGGCACACGACCACCAACGCCagaacacacactaccacacggACGAGAGAACCCTGAAACAGACACACGATTGGTCGATTGCAACAAACACTAAATAATTTTGCGCGCTCCTGCAGGTTAGCGCTGGATTTCTTTCGTTAAATATTATATCCACGAGTTCACTCTgagggagtagataaagggcttcattggggttagggttagttaaatattatatcgagtagataaagggctacgagttcactctgagggagtagataaagggcttcattgccaaaatcccgaatgATCCCTTTAAAATGCTACTGACGGGAGATTACATTCACCTGCATGATAAAACAAACTTGCTTGCAACCAAAAACCCACAATAATAAACTAACAGATCAGTTGGTCTCATTGTTATTGTGTCAAGTGATTATGATACCAGACAGCTGCATCTAGGTTCCCTACTCCTGCCCCCAATGAAATATTGACCTATCAGGAGCATCGGAAACCGTAAGGCAGATGAATGTAAAAATACTTAGACTTGATTTAGGGCTCTATTCCTTCCGTATCGCGGAAAATCAGCGTTACAGCGCGATAGACAGTTATAAACAATGTTCCCGTGGTcacggagactgcattcatgctgcatatgtcggctcaatcggaaattagactaccagtcaaaagttttagaacaccttctcattcaagggtttttctttatttttactattttctacattgtataataatagtgaagacatcaaaactatgaaataacacatagggaatcatgtactaaccgaaaaagtgttaaacaaatgaaaatatattttatatttgagattcttcaaatagccaccctttgctttgatgacagctttgcacactcttggcattctctcaaccagcttcatgaggtagtcacatggaatgcatttcaattaacaggtgtgctttcttaaaagttaatttgtggaatttctttccttcttaatgcatttgagccaatcagttgtgttgtgacaaggtggggggggcaagaacagctcaaaaaagcaaagagaaacgacagtccatcattactttaaggcatgaaggtcagtcaatacggaacatttcaataacttttagtgcagtcgcaaaaaccatcaagcgctatgatgaaactggctctcatgaggaatggaagacccaaagttacctatgctgcagagaataagttcattagtgttaccagcctaagaaattgcagcccaaataaatgcttcacagagttcaagtaacagtcacatctcaacatcagctgttcagaggagactgtgtgaatcaggccttcatggtcgaaaggacaccaataataagaagagacttgcttgggccaagaaacacgagcaatggacattagaccggtggatatttgtcctttggtctggagtctaaattggagatttttggttccaaccactgtgtctttgtgagacacggtgtgggtgaacggatgatctccgcatgtgtatttcccaccgtaaatcatggaggaggaggtgttatggtgtgggggtgccttgctggtgacactgtctgtgatttatttagaattcaaggcacacttaaccagcatggctaccacagtattctgcagcgataagccatcccatctggtttgggcttagtgggactatcatttgttttcagcaggacaatgacccaacacacctccaggctgtgtaagggctattttaccaagaaggagagtgatggagtgctgcatcagatgacctggcctccacaatcccccgacctcaacctaattgagatggtttgggttgagtcggacggcagagtgaaggaaaagcagccaacaagtgctcagcatatgtgggaactccttcaagactgttggaaaagcattccaggtgaagcttgttgagagaatgccaagagtgtgcaaagctgtcatcaagacaaagggtggctataaaatatattttgatttgtttaacacttttttggttactacatgattccatatgtgttatttcctagttttgatgtcttcactattattctacaatgtaaaacattgtaaaataaagaaaaacccttgaatgagaaggtgttctaaaacttttgacaggtagtgtaccTTAAAAATGTTACTTGATTTTCCGCGATACTTCGgcaatacggattgaatccagcccttagtTACA
This region of Coregonus clupeaformis isolate EN_2021a unplaced genomic scaffold, ASM2061545v1 scaf0860, whole genome shotgun sequence genomic DNA includes:
- the LOC121557554 gene encoding beta-microseminoprotein, with product MQGSLVRVVVCVLALVVVCRAQCFFQGLETKDSKTPPPKGCVDKEGKQHVFGSSWVKDCYDCSCSEEGIGCCNKIPTVVNLPSECELVVDRNACSSRVVMRSDKTKDCDQGPISMIL